From the Chitinivorax tropicus genome, the window TTTCCAACGAGGTGAATCCTTGATACGGAAAAATACGGCAACGCCAATATATCGGGCGTCCGCGCCGAGTTTTTCAGAAAGCTGGACTTTTTTACCAGGAATCAAAATCCGTTCCTTGGCATCCGTCTCCGATTTACCGGGATTGTCCGCCTTCGGTGATTGGTTCAACTGCTCCTGCGTGGCCTGTGAAAAGGCTTCCGCATCCTGCAATTGATATATCTTCGCGACCACAGCCAATCCGCGCCCGGCATCGTCTGCATTGGCATCCACCGCAACATGGATTTGCATGGACAGCATCCGATCAGCTGGTGCCTTGCTGATGGGTAGTACAGTGCCGACGACATCCTTGGCGGCATCCATGACTTTTGCACCAAGGGTTTTACTGACCTCCGGATCACCGACTTTGGCCAGTGTGGCGGGCTCAGAGGCGCAGCCGGACAGGGTGATGAGGATGGCAAATGCTGCAAGTCGATGAAGAAACATCATATTGCTGTGCTTTTCGCTTAATAGATTTGAATTTGTGAATATATTGCCTAAAAAACAGTTGCAATAAATCAATGCAAAATATACCATTAGAATAACATAATGTCATCCATGTATGCACTCATGTGTTCGGCAATGGTTGCCAATGAAATACAAAGTTGCGAAAATGCAACAAATTGCCGAGCCTCAATTAATTCGGCATAACGAATATATGCAATGATATTTTATGCGCTTGCGGTTTGTATTTGTATCGCATGTCTATTCTGCAAAAATACTCAAGTTCCAATTTAGGGGTTGATGTTGTGATGAACAAGTTTCGGGTGGCTGTGCTGGCGAGTGCAGTATTGATGTTGGCTGGTTGTGCGACAACCCAGCCGAATATGGATGCGCTCAAGCAGGAAGCACTTGAGTCACTGAATTCGGGTGCGACTGATAAAGCCGTGGAGATGTTGGAGCAGGTTGCCAAAAGCAGTCCGACG encodes:
- the tssJ gene encoding type VI secretion system lipoprotein TssJ, which gives rise to MMFLHRLAAFAILITLSGCASEPATLAKVGDPEVSKTLGAKVMDAAKDVVGTVLPISKAPADRMLSMQIHVAVDANADDAGRGLAVVAKIYQLQDAEAFSQATQEQLNQSPKADNPGKSETDAKERILIPGKKVQLSEKLGADARYIGVAVFFRIKDSPRWKVAIPLNQVLTDAPLIVGVHRCGLTVSSGLKDAKMLATLSSPRDVACPRG